The sequence GATAATATGGCTAGAGACATAAAGGACATCGAGAAGTCTctgggcaagcacaaagaagaatctgaaaacctgaatagaaaaataattgagcttatgggaataaaagtcaAAATAGGTGatatcaaaagcacattaaaggcaTAAAACAGGCTTGAAATTATAAACGAATAAGTGATGAAGACGACAAAACAACTGTAACtgagagaacagagaaagaaaagaatggaaaaaattaagcagagtttagggatttgaatgataacatgaagcaaaacaacatacatgtcacaAGAGTTCcacaagaagagaagggaaaaggggcaaaaagggtatttgaagaaatagtggctgaaaatttcccaactctgataaaagaaatgaatttacatatccaagaagcacagtgtaccctaatcagaataaatccatatagacctactccaagacacatactattcagattGTCAAACATCAAAGTTTTTAAGAGGTAAATAGtacatacagggaagcagacttggcccagtgattagggcgtccgtctaccacatgggaggtccacggttcaaaccctgggcctccttgacccgtgtggagctggcccacgtgcagtgctgatgcgtgcaaggagtgccatgccacgcaggggtgtccccgctcaGGGGAggcctatgtgcaaggagtgcaccccgtaaggagagctgcccagcgcgaaagaaagtgcagcctgctcaagaatggtgccgcacacatggagagctgacacaacaagatgacgcaacaaaaagaaacacagattcccgtgccgctgacaacagaagcggacaaagaacagacagcaaacagacacagacaactggggtgggggagaaggggggagaaataaatctttaaaaaacatagtACATACAAGATAATGGACTTAAAACACACACCTACTAAAAGCTACAAGGATACATTTTTATCCTGCTTTCAATCAAattgccttaaaaaaaattcttttagacAATTGATGAAATTGAGCaccaatatataaaatatttttattttgtgtgataAGGCTATTGAACTTAAGGAGTTCTAACACTTAGGAATGCATTCTGAAGAGATTATGCATTAAGTGACAAATGAGATTGTAGCATGTAAGGAGACAGACAATACAGGATCTGCCAGAAAATGATCAGTGATGATataatatcagagaatatgtGGTTTCACGATACTTTCTATTTCATGTTTGGGTATATTTGAAAATAGCCATTAAAAAAGGCAGAGTATGTCCATGTATCAGTACTTTTGTACATAGAGTAGGATGAATTTAAAAGGGCAGAGAAAACTTTTGGATTCAGGGGCATAAGCATATATTGAAGTAtcaaaaatgtacattttaaatatgtgcagtttaaGTCAATTAACCTTCATTaaactgtttaaaaaagaaaatgtcaaaacTTTAACTTCCTCATTTTGCTACATTTACTAATTATCTTCTTGGGGTTATGTGCCACTACTACAACAGTATGGTGGAAAGAGAATATAATGGTGTGCTACTGGCATTTCTCCATGCTCAGTGACATCATGCTGGCAACCTGAAATTGGTGATGGTGAAAAGATTTGCACCAGGGATACTGGCAAACACTAAACCATGACTTTATTATTTTACGTACAAACTTAGGAAAGTGGTGAACATATTAATGGAGTTTAAACAAATtgtacaatatatatatatatagccattgCATTTTGcacaggaaatgagaaaaaaaacaccGAGATACTTGTTAATGAATAGGAAGGTAGTCAAAATTCATTAAAGAAGAATATAGGCAAAGTATTAACAGATATTTTACCAAAGATATATGTTTggcaaataaaaagatgaaaaaaaatgttcaatctcATGAATCCTCGGAGGATGCAATTAAAACCATAGTGAGATATCACTACACAtactgctggtggggatgtaaaaggGAACAACCAATTTAGATCACAGTTTGGCAggttcttaaaaagttaaataatcaCTTACCCTGTGACTCAGGCACTGTACTGAGTTGTTAACACAAGAGAAATGAGACATAAGCCCATTTAAAGAATTGTTCACAAATGCTCATTCATAGCTGCTTTGATTGCCATAATCAAAATCTATAAACAACCCAAATTttcataaacagatgaatggataaacaaagagTGGTATATATCCATACAGCAGAATATTAGCCATTAAAAACAATGAACTACTCAAAATATCACTGATTAATCTTCAAATAATTATGCAGCATGAGGAAaaccagagggaaaaaaaaggttaaccTTTTATGATACCACTATTACAAAATTCTAAAAAAGGCACACTAATCCATTGTAAATGAAGGTAAATCAATGGTTGCCTGGAAGGCTGGGGAAAACAGGGAGAGAGATTATAAAAGGGCACAAGGTAAATTAGAGTGAACAATATATGTTCATTTCCAGGCCTAGGATGATGGTTTCATGGGTTAATACATgtcaaaatataacaaatgtatactTTAGGTGTAATTGATGGCATACCAATTATACCctaataaagctttaaaaaggtTCAAAATATCTAGATCTACTTTGTTTGGAAAATCAGGTTTGGCAACCCCAGGGGACTCCACTCTCTCTCTATTCATGCCCTGGGAGAAGCCTTGCCTCAGTGGCAGCAAATATTAGCAAGCAATGAAGACTGCTTCCACCTGAGTCAGTAGGAATGCTGGCTgggtatgatggttaggctattgtgtcaactcggacaggtaattgtgcccagttgtttggtcaaggaagcacagggctaactgtaacacaagggcatttatggattttagtcagaattgattttactgcagtggtaactCATAGATAGCTTattacagttacatcaatcagggaaattgccatcagcaatgagtgttTTATCCAgtcgaatgccttaaaagaggaagtgattccagcatttagagaatttcccagctcatctttggatagccaacatatcccagaactcatcaagaaccttcactggactttcattgcagcccctggttgcagcctgcctgcagaacctggacttgtgcatccccacagtcatgagactcttacaaaatcacatactattgacagtaTCTCCTTTTGAATCTgtctccctagagaaccctaattcACTGGGTTACAAAAGCCACATCTCGGGACTACAGGTTCTCTCTCTATCCTTGCTTTCCTGCCTGGACAGCAATAGTCTAGAGGTGAAAAGCCCAGAGAGGCTATAACAACGTATAAAACCTTTTAAGTAATTTTCTCTTAACAATGACCTCATCAACAGAAGACCCACTGATCTGTGAGAGCAGTAAATACACTGATCCTATACAGTTATAGTCCTGGAACATTGTCAATGTGCTTATAGAAGAGACACATTTCATCTAATTTGCTGCAGTCTCCACTTGTTATTTATCCTGTGTTTCTGTACCAATTATCATTACCCTTAGCCCTTGTAATCTTACCACCAGTGCCTGGGTCTACTATTCTCAGCCATCAGAGCATGTGGCTCCTTTGCAGGACCTAGGGAAGAGATTTCCCTCAATAGTGCTCGGTATGACAtcctttataaataaggaaagtaCTTCCCCAAGAAGTTCTGGATGTTTCACAACCATCCCCTCCTCACAGTGAACTGAGCCCCCAAAAATCCTGGTAATAAGCCTACAAATCAGGGCCACAGAACCCTTCAATCTTTCCTATGAAGCCTTGGGCATCAGGCATTTTGTTATCGTACTACTTCCTCTGCAGCACACAAAGTTTGAGATTCCCAAAAACACTCTGCACCCCTTTATGCTAGGAGAGCCCAATTCTGTTTTCAAACAACCCCATAGAATGACTAGAATCCCCATGATTAAAGGTGACATAAAATATAAGGCCTTTATTATTGCACGAACCAGCGCAATGAGGCAGGCAGTTCTGGCAGCTGTGATATGGAGGCTGGCATAGTCCATCACAAGCATCATGTGGAACCAACAACATCCTTGAAAAAGATCATCTTTTTGTGCAAGCTGAGAGCAAAACTCACACTGGGTCCCCTGGGATACACTGAGTCAGGTCCATGCCCTAATGAGTCAGAGAGAAGGGAATGAAGACTCAGTAAGGCTCAGGCTACTCATGATTTCCACCAGTGAATGGGAAAGCAGTCTGCTTTCCTAAGCAGGCTGGGGTGATAACGGATGCACACTGTGCAAACCTACTAAGTGATAAAGATAAAATACCTTCCACAGAAACTGGCAGTGATGTAAATTTGGCAAGGGCTCTGGGCAAGTTAGTGCAATGCAGCTCCTTAAAGCTTCCCAATTACCTGGTACTTTGCGGAGAATATTCCCACTGTAGATATGAGGACAGATGAGATTCAAAACAGGGAGGTTTCTCACAAAGGCTTTCCTCCAACACCATTGTTCTGAACAAGGAAATAACACATTCCCTGCACATCTAAGTCTTTTCTCCAGTGTGAACTCTCTGGTGTTGAATGAGGCGAGATCTTCGGCTAAAGGATTTCCCACATTCACCACACTCATAAGGCTTTACTCCAGTGTGAACCCTCTGATGATTTACAAAGGTATACATTTGGCGAAAGGATTTTCCACATTCACCGCAATCGTAAGGCCTTTCTCCAGTGTGAACTCTCCGGTGTTGAGTGAGGTCAGCTTTGCGGCTAAAGCCTTTTCCACATTCATTGCACTCATgaggcttctctccagtgtgaactcTCCGGTGTTGAATGAAGGCAGAACGTTGGCGAAAGGATTTCCCACATTCAACACACTCAAAAGGCCTTTCGCCAGTGTGAACTCTCCCATGTTGAATGAGGCTGGCTTTGCGgttaaaggctttcccacattcagtGCACTCATAAggcttttctccagtgtgaaCTCTCTGGTGTTGAATGAGGCGAGCCTTTTGGCTAAAGGATTTCCCACATTCACCACACTCATAAGGCTTTACTCCAGTGTGAACCCTCTGATGATTTATGAAGGTATACATTTGGCGAAAGGATTTTCCACATTCACCGCAATCATAAGGCctttctccagtgtgaattctccgGTGTTGAGTGAGTTCAGATTTGCGGATAAAGCCTTTTCCACATTCAGTGCACTCATAAGGCCTCTCTCCAGTGTGAACTCTCCGGTGTTGAATGAGGGCAGAATTTAGGCTAAAGGATTTCCCACATTCAGCACACTCAAAAGGCTTCTCACCAGTGTGAACTCTCCCATGTTGAATGAGATTGGCTTTGCGATTAAAGGATTTCCCACATTCAGTGCACTCATAAggcttttctccagtgtgaaCTGTCCGGTGTTGAATGAGGCGAGAGCTTTGGCTAAAGCATTTCCCACATTCACCACATTCATAAGGCTTTACTCCAGTGTGTACCCTCTGATGATTTATGAGCCTATACATTTGGCGAAAGGATTTTCCACATTCACCGCAATCATAAGACctttctccagtgtgaattctccgGTGTTGAGTGAGGTCAGATTTGCAGTATAAGGATTTCTCACATTTGCTGCACTTATAAGGCATTTCTCCAGTGTGAACTCTCTGGTGGTGAATGAGACCAGAGGACTGACTAAAGGATTTTCCACATGCAGTACACTCATAAGGCCTTTCTCCAGTGTGAACTCTCATGTGTTGAACGAGGTTGGATTTGCGGCCAAAAGATTTCCCACATTCACTACAATTATAAGGCCTTTCTCCAGTGTGAACTCTCCGATGATGAATGAGGCCTGAACTTTGGCTAAAGGATTTCCCACATTTGCCACACTTATAAGGCCTTGCTCCAGTGTGAACTCTCTGATGTTGAATGAGCCTGGAGTTATGAGTAAAGAATTTTCCACACTCTCTGCATTCAAAAGGTTTTTCTTCAGTGTGGACTTTCTCGTGTTGAATGAGGTTACACCTTCTCGTACAGGCTTTCCCACATTTGCTGCACCCATAAGACTTTTCTCCCCTGTGTACTCTCTGGTGCTGAACAAATGAGGCCTCACAAGGTAAATCTTTTCCACACTGGCTATACAGATAAAGCCCTCTTGTGACAACTCTCTGGTGGTGAACTAGAGTATGTTTGTGGTTGAAGGCATGTTTGCATCCTCCCCTGTTCTCCCCAGTGTGAGTGGCCTGTTGCTGGAGAAGACCCAAGCTGATCAGGAAGTCCTTCCCAACCTCTCCACAGGTAAATGACTTCCCTGACACATGGAATTTGTAGCTCTTCACAAAAGAGGCTCTGGCCAGTTTGCTTATGAAGGTGTTCTCTCTGTTGTGCTGATTCTGGAGGTGTTTAAGgttaccaaacaaacaaaaacatttccCACATTCCCTACATGTGTACTTTTTCTGCCTGCAATGCTTTCCCTGGTACTTAAAGAGATCACACATCTCATATGTGTTATTCTTCTGCAGAGATGGAACTGCCTTGGGAGTCCTGACAAATGATACACCTTTTAcataaacattctgtgcagatGATGCCTCCTCATCCTCCTCTCCATGCCAATTACCTGAAAGCAAAGAAGTGATGGTGACATACATGTTGACTTTACTGACAAATATGTGTTTTAAACAACATGGGTGAGCCAATGAGACTATTATCAGGACAAGGAAATTGGGGTCAGGTTGGGGAAGTGGCTGCTCTGCACAATGGCACCTAAGGTCACAGAATGATGGAGGCCTCACCAGGCATGGACTCAAGGAGAGGGTGTGGCTTACAGAGAGGTATGGACTACAACTTGCTTTTCTGCCAATGACTTTCAGCAGGACCTTTCTACTAGTGAAACATGAGGCTGTGCAGAAACTTGTTTCCAGGTCCAAAAGTTCCATTAGTGAGTACATGAcgtgaaatatgaacatgggtaatattgtatatataagactatttttctttaaaactgaacaaatgtatgttaatgttacaagctgttaatatcagaccaaaaaaaacacactatgctaagtgaaagaaattagacacaaagtactaaatattatatgattccattatgtaaaatgtaaatataagtcaatttataaagataaaattaaattagtgattacatagggctggggaaggatagagggattgagaagtaACTACTAAGGAGTGCGGAGTTTTCCTtttcggagtaatgaaattgttctaaaattttttgtagtgatgaacgaacaacattgtgattatactaaaagccattgattatacacttttaataaatgatatggtatgtgaatatatatcactaaaactgctttttaaaaaaagaatacatggtATTCAAGGATAATTAAAGATAATGTGCACACCTCATGGTACAACCCCTGTCAGCCAATGCTGTCAATAGGACGGGTTCCTGGTATGGTTTGAACACAGTCCTGAGGTTGCACCCTCTGCACCTGGTTATCACCAGGGCCAGGGCCATACTGAGCCCATTTTGCTGTGGCTAGAGTCAAGCCCATTCTGTGAACCACCCAGGACTCTCTTCCATAACCCCAAATGAGCAACTACATGAGACGTGGATGATAAAAGTCAtaaggaaaagacaggacaggTGACTAGCCAGCATTGGATGAGAACAACCCAGCACTTAACAGACCACTGGAATGACATctaaatattaccaaaaaaactTCAGCTGAGTGTCTTCCACAAAAAGCCCCTGGTCCATGTAAGTAGAACCATGTCAATGAATACAACTTCTAATAAGGAAAGCACAACTAAAAGTCAGGTAGAAGGAGGAAGCAAAACCTGGGGCACAGAGGTGCTGTGGCCAGAGTTACCCGGCCACGGAGAGGGAAGCAAAGTGGAAACCATTAGGCTGAATgtgagaagagaacagagagcagTGCATTCAGCCCAGTGCTAGCAATGACAGTGCTTCTTCCACAGAAGCAGAGGAAGCCCACAGTTGTGATATGAGGACAGAACTATCCTAGGGAAGAGGGCAACAGCAGAGACTAGCATGGGACACTGGCGTGGATGTGAAGGCCTTACCCAATGAGGCCACGAGTGCAaagttctccagcatcacatcgCAGTACAGGCATCTCTGAGCTTCATTAAGGagaccccactcctcccaggaGAAGTACACAGCCACGTGCTCGAAGGTCACACTGCCCTGCCATGAGGGGAACAGATGAAACCAAAATCAGCCTCTCTCTCTAGGACCCACACTCCATCACCCAACACTTCTGTCCGAGGCCCAGGCTCTTCCCAAGTTTCCTAATGCAGAGGAGATACCAGACCCTGGCCCCCTTTGTGCCACTCTCCCTTCATGGTTTCATTCCGTCATGATACTCAGCCATGGTACTCAACAAAAGGCAGGTGCGCAGAGATGTGATCTAAACTCAACACTGGCAAGTGGAGCCTCATCAACTCCTGGAATACAATTCCACCGGGATCCTCCACATTGTGCCATCCAAACACAACCGAACATGGGCTTACCCTTCACCCTTAAATCCCTAATATCAGGATCCTGGTATCATCAGTTCAGGTTCTGTCCCCACACGCACATTATTCTTTAGGCAGCACCTCTTGTTATCTCTGTATCCTAAAGAGGCTAACCCACATCCAGTACCATCTCTCTGCCCCAAATTCTAGGCATCTTCCTGGCCTCCCCACATTATTCATCATATGGCATCAGGAGAATGCTTGTCACAGTCAAGCAGAACCAGTAACACCCCAGACCTCCAATGGTC is a genomic window of Dasypus novemcinctus isolate mDasNov1 chromosome 18, mDasNov1.1.hap2, whole genome shotgun sequence containing:
- the LOC101414590 gene encoding zinc finger protein 418-like: MAAAASTAPAQGSVTFEHVAVYFSWEEWGLLNEAQRCLYCDVMLENFALVASLGNWHGEEDEEASSAQNVYVKGVSFVRTPKAVPSLQKNNTYEMCDLFKYQGKHCRQKKYTCRECGKCFCLFGNLKHLQNQHNRENTFISKLARASFVKSYKFHVSGKSFTCGEVGKDFLISLGLLQQQATHTGENRGGCKHAFNHKHTLVHHQRVVTRGLYLYSQCGKDLPCEASFVQHQRVHRGEKSYGCSKCGKACTRRCNLIQHEKVHTEEKPFECRECGKFFTHNSRLIQHQRVHTGARPYKCGKCGKSFSQSSGLIHHRRVHTGERPYNCSECGKSFGRKSNLVQHMRVHTGERPYECTACGKSFSQSSGLIHHQRVHTGEMPYKCSKCEKSLYCKSDLTQHRRIHTGERSYDCGECGKSFRQMYRLINHQRVHTGVKPYECGECGKCFSQSSRLIQHRTVHTGEKPYECTECGKSFNRKANLIQHGRVHTGEKPFECAECGKSFSLNSALIQHRRVHTGERPYECTECGKGFIRKSELTQHRRIHTGERPYDCGECGKSFRQMYTFINHQRVHTGVKPYECGECGKSFSQKARLIQHQRVHTGEKPYECTECGKAFNRKASLIQHGRVHTGERPFECVECGKSFRQRSAFIQHRRVHTGEKPHECNECGKGFSRKADLTQHRRVHTGERPYDCGECGKSFRQMYTFVNHQRVHTGVKPYECGECGKSFSRRSRLIQHQRVHTGEKT